In one Pseudomonas sp. Bout1 genomic region, the following are encoded:
- a CDS encoding AraC family transcriptional regulator, protein MDTLSDVLALLKSHRSTFAGLKAGGTWAINFAAPDGIKFNAVVEGSCWLEVEGLAVPIRLYEGDCFLLTQARPWRLSSNLSPEGIDAREVYADAVGGIATVGDTEELFLIAGRFIYGDDARLLLDNLPPVVRVSANSEQAAVLRWCLDRLAREYASPLQGAALMTEHLAQMMLVQILRLYQSSMGTSTTGWLGALTDPRLAPVLREIHAAPARRWTLSEMADVANQSRSTFALHFKQRVGLAPQEYLTRWRMHLAVQALKASDNSVSTIGQSLGYQSDSAFSSAFKRVMACSPREYRERTPHKEPSDERNPAAEGQGQRH, encoded by the coding sequence ATGGATACGCTTTCCGATGTGCTGGCACTGTTAAAAAGCCACCGTTCGACCTTCGCGGGCCTGAAGGCGGGCGGCACCTGGGCCATTAACTTTGCGGCGCCGGATGGGATCAAGTTCAACGCCGTCGTAGAGGGCAGTTGCTGGTTGGAAGTGGAAGGGCTGGCGGTACCCATACGTTTGTATGAGGGCGATTGTTTTCTATTGACCCAGGCGCGTCCGTGGCGGCTGTCGAGCAATCTGTCGCCTGAAGGTATTGATGCACGCGAGGTGTACGCCGATGCGGTGGGCGGCATCGCCACAGTGGGGGACACTGAGGAGCTGTTTCTGATCGCCGGGCGTTTTATCTATGGGGATGACGCCCGGTTGCTGCTGGACAACCTGCCGCCGGTGGTGCGCGTGAGTGCCAACTCCGAACAGGCCGCCGTATTGCGCTGGTGCCTGGATCGCCTGGCCCGCGAATACGCCAGCCCGTTGCAAGGTGCGGCATTGATGACCGAGCATTTGGCGCAAATGATGCTGGTGCAAATCCTGCGGCTCTATCAATCTTCCATGGGCACCAGCACCACTGGTTGGCTGGGTGCGTTGACCGACCCGAGGCTGGCCCCGGTGTTGCGGGAAATTCACGCCGCGCCAGCCCGGCGCTGGACATTGAGTGAAATGGCCGATGTGGCGAATCAATCCCGCTCCACCTTTGCCTTGCACTTCAAGCAACGGGTAGGGCTGGCACCACAGGAATACCTGACCCGCTGGCGCATGCATCTGGCGGTACAGGCCCTGAAAGCCAGCGACAACAGCGTGTCCACGATCGGCCAGTCCCTGGGTTATCAGTCAGACAGCGCTTTCAGCAGTGCTTTCAAGCGCGTGATGGCTTGTTCTCCCCGGGAATACCGCGAGCGAACCCCACACAAGGAACCCAGTGATGAGCGAAATCCAGCAGCAGAAGGTCAAGGTCAACGGCATTGA
- a CDS encoding response regulator transcription factor yields MDQPKRVLVVEDDAHIADLICLHLRDELFEVVHSADGNEGLRLLEQGGWDALILDLMLPGVDGLEICRRARAMTRYTPIIITSARSSELHRILGLELGADDYLAKPFSMPELVARVKALLRRVDAMARNLKMDAGSLDLGQLFINPLTRDATLQGQRLDLTPREFDLLYFFARQPGKVFSRMDLLNAVWGYSHEGYEHTVNTHINRLRAKVEADPANPARILTVWGRGYKFAEQST; encoded by the coding sequence CCAAACGTGTCCTGGTGGTCGAGGACGATGCCCATATTGCCGATTTGATCTGCCTGCATCTGCGGGACGAGCTGTTCGAGGTGGTCCACAGCGCCGACGGTAACGAAGGCCTGCGCCTGCTGGAGCAAGGTGGCTGGGATGCGCTGATCCTCGACCTGATGCTGCCTGGCGTCGATGGGCTGGAAATTTGCCGGCGCGCCCGGGCGATGACGCGCTATACGCCGATCATCATCACCAGCGCCCGCTCCAGCGAGCTGCACCGCATCCTCGGCCTGGAGCTGGGGGCCGATGACTACCTGGCCAAGCCGTTTTCCATGCCGGAACTGGTGGCGCGGGTCAAGGCGCTGCTGCGCCGGGTCGACGCCATGGCGCGTAACTTGAAGATGGACGCCGGCAGCCTCGACCTGGGCCAGTTGTTCATCAACCCGTTGACTCGCGATGCCACCCTGCAAGGCCAGCGGCTGGACCTTACGCCCCGGGAATTCGACCTGCTGTATTTCTTCGCCCGTCAGCCGGGCAAGGTGTTTTCGCGCATGGACCTGCTCAATGCCGTATGGGGTTACAGCCACGAAGGCTATGAACACACGGTCAACACCCATATCAACCGCCTGCGGGCCAAGGTCGAGGCCGACCCGGCCAACCCTGCGCGCATTCTCACGGTGTGGGGCCGTGGCTACAAATTTGCCGAGCAATCGACATGA
- a CDS encoding TolC family outer membrane protein, which produces MKPMFLALFLACSSAQAAMGPFDVYEQALRNDPVFLGAIKERDAGLENRTIGRAGLLPKLSYNYNKGRNNSQATLPDGRGGNYHDDRNYNSYGSTFSLQQPLFDYEAYANYRKGVAQALFADESFRDKSQALLVRVLTYYTQALFAQDQIDIARAKKKAYEQQFQQNQHLFQQGEGTRTDILEAESRYELATAEEIQALDEQDASLRELGALIGVQSVNINDLAPLNPGFTAFTLAPANYDTWHELALTNNPNLASQRQSVEVARYEIERNRAGHLPRVTAYASSRQQESDSGNTYNQRYDTNTIGVEISMPLYAGGGVSASTRQASRAMEQAEYELEGKTRETLIELRRQFSACLSGVGKLRAYQKALTSAEALVVSTKQSILGGERVNLDALNAEQQLYSTRRDLAQARYDYLMAWTKLHYYAGNLRDTDLAKVDEAFGPMSR; this is translated from the coding sequence CCTGCGCAACGATCCGGTATTTCTCGGGGCCATCAAGGAGCGTGACGCCGGCCTGGAAAACCGCACCATCGGCCGCGCCGGCCTGCTGCCCAAGCTGTCGTACAACTACAACAAGGGCCGCAACAACTCCCAGGCCACCTTGCCCGACGGGCGCGGCGGCAATTATCACGATGACCGCAACTACAACAGCTACGGCTCCACCTTCAGCCTGCAACAGCCGCTGTTTGATTACGAAGCCTATGCCAACTACCGCAAGGGCGTGGCCCAGGCGCTGTTTGCCGACGAGAGTTTTCGCGACAAGAGCCAGGCGCTGCTGGTGCGGGTACTGACCTATTACACCCAGGCGTTGTTTGCCCAGGACCAGATCGACATTGCCCGCGCCAAGAAGAAGGCTTACGAGCAGCAGTTCCAGCAGAACCAGCACTTGTTCCAGCAGGGCGAAGGCACCCGCACCGATATCCTGGAAGCCGAGTCGCGCTACGAGTTGGCCACGGCCGAGGAAATCCAGGCGCTGGACGAGCAAGATGCCTCGCTGCGAGAGTTGGGGGCGCTGATCGGTGTACAGAGCGTCAACATCAACGACCTGGCGCCGCTGAACCCGGGGTTTACGGCGTTCACCCTGGCCCCGGCCAACTACGACACCTGGCATGAACTGGCGCTGACCAACAACCCGAACCTGGCCTCGCAACGCCAGTCCGTTGAGGTGGCGCGTTATGAAATAGAGCGCAACCGCGCCGGGCACCTGCCACGGGTCACGGCGTACGCCAGCTCGCGGCAGCAGGAGTCCGACAGCGGCAACACCTACAACCAGCGCTACGACACCAACACCATCGGCGTTGAAATCAGCATGCCGCTGTATGCCGGTGGGGGCGTCTCGGCGTCCACCCGCCAGGCCAGTCGCGCCATGGAGCAGGCCGAGTACGAGTTGGAAGGCAAGACCCGCGAAACCCTGATCGAACTGCGTCGCCAGTTCAGTGCATGCCTGTCGGGGGTCGGCAAGCTGCGCGCCTACCAAAAGGCGCTGACCTCGGCCGAGGCACTGGTGGTGTCGACCAAGCAAAGCATCCTTGGCGGCGAGCGGGTCAACCTCGACGCACTGAATGCCGAGCAGCAGCTGTACAGCACCCGTCGCGACCTGGCCCAGGCGCGGTACGACTACCTGATGGCCTGGACCAAATTGCATTACTACGCGGGCAACTTGCGCGACACCGACCTGGCCAAGGTGGATGAGGCGTTTGGCCCTATGAGCCGCTGA
- a CDS encoding ATP-dependent DNA helicase encodes MSYSVAVRALCEFTAKVGDLDQRFTPSPSAQEGIVGHRTVASRRSAHYQNEVALEGEYQQLKVRGRADGYDPDRNQLEEVKTYRGDLNKQPANHRQLHWAQVKVYGWLMCQKLGMSEIVLALVYFDIVGEHETVLNQSFQAADLQQFFNQQCALFLGWAEQEMHQRQARNAAATALGFPHAAFRPGQRSLAETVYKAVSTGRCLMAQAPTGIGKTVGTIFPMLKALAPQQLDKVFFLTAKTPGRKLALDAAQVLYDSSPELPLRVLELVARDKACEHLDKACHGDSCPLAKGFYDRLPAAREAASRVRLLDQRNLREVALAHEVCPYYLSQEMARWADVVVADYNYYFDFGAMLFGLAQLNQWRVAVLVDEAHNLVERGRSMYSAALDQYTLKALREIAPEPLKKSLLRLNREWNALHKEQVAPYQAYAQKPDKLLQALSLCTSAMGEYFNDHPEALNGELQAFYFEALQFAKVAELFNEHFIFDISKRELSGKRSSSSLCLRNVVPAEFIRPRLTAARSSVLFSATLSPRHYYADLLGMPPDTAWVDVESPFKAEQLQVHIVDRISTRFVHRHASLEPIVELIAAQFAKAPGNYLAFFSSFDYLQQVAQLLAERHPHIPLWHQSRGMAEAERQAFLDQFTQHSQGIGFAVLGGAFGEGIDLPGTRLIGAFIATLGLAQLNPVNEQLKLRMGAIFGAGYDYTYLYPGIQKVVQAAGRVIRSQQDRGVVMLIDDRFGEARVRQLLPRWWSITAADTAHPATGG; translated from the coding sequence TTGAGCTACAGCGTTGCGGTGCGTGCGCTGTGTGAGTTCACCGCGAAGGTCGGCGACCTCGACCAGCGTTTTACCCCGTCCCCCAGTGCCCAGGAAGGGATTGTCGGCCATCGCACGGTGGCGTCGCGGCGCAGCGCCCACTACCAGAACGAAGTCGCACTGGAGGGCGAATACCAGCAGTTGAAAGTGCGGGGCAGGGCGGATGGCTACGACCCGGACCGCAACCAGCTGGAAGAGGTGAAAACCTATCGCGGCGACCTGAACAAGCAGCCAGCCAACCACCGGCAACTGCACTGGGCCCAGGTCAAGGTTTACGGCTGGCTGATGTGCCAGAAACTGGGGATGTCGGAGATTGTTTTGGCACTGGTGTATTTCGACATTGTGGGTGAGCACGAAACTGTCTTGAACCAGTCTTTCCAGGCCGCCGATCTGCAGCAGTTCTTCAATCAGCAATGCGCTCTGTTCCTCGGTTGGGCGGAGCAGGAAATGCACCAGCGCCAAGCCCGTAATGCTGCAGCAACTGCCCTGGGCTTTCCGCATGCAGCGTTTCGCCCGGGCCAGCGCTCCCTCGCGGAAACGGTATATAAAGCCGTCAGCACCGGCCGCTGCCTCATGGCCCAGGCACCCACCGGTATCGGCAAGACCGTCGGCACGATTTTCCCGATGCTCAAGGCCCTGGCGCCCCAGCAACTGGACAAGGTGTTCTTTCTTACCGCCAAGACCCCGGGCCGAAAGCTGGCACTGGATGCGGCGCAGGTGCTGTATGACAGCAGCCCTGAGCTGCCACTGCGGGTGCTGGAACTGGTGGCGCGAGACAAGGCCTGCGAGCATCTGGACAAAGCCTGTCACGGTGATTCGTGCCCGCTGGCCAAGGGCTTTTATGACCGCTTGCCGGCAGCCCGCGAGGCCGCGTCCCGCGTGCGCCTGCTGGACCAGCGCAACCTGCGGGAAGTGGCCCTGGCCCATGAGGTGTGTCCCTATTACCTGAGCCAGGAAATGGCGCGTTGGGCCGACGTGGTGGTTGCCGACTACAACTACTACTTTGACTTCGGCGCCATGCTGTTCGGCCTGGCGCAGCTCAACCAATGGCGGGTCGCGGTACTGGTGGACGAAGCCCATAACCTGGTGGAACGCGGCCGTTCGATGTACAGCGCGGCCCTCGACCAGTACACGCTCAAGGCCCTGCGCGAGATCGCACCCGAACCGCTGAAGAAATCCTTGCTGCGCCTGAACCGAGAGTGGAACGCTCTGCACAAGGAGCAAGTGGCGCCGTATCAGGCCTACGCCCAGAAGCCCGACAAACTTTTGCAAGCCCTGAGCCTGTGCACCAGCGCCATGGGCGAATATTTCAACGATCACCCCGAAGCGCTCAATGGCGAGCTGCAAGCCTTCTACTTCGAAGCCTTGCAGTTTGCCAAGGTCGCCGAACTGTTCAACGAACACTTCATCTTCGATATCAGCAAGCGCGAACTCAGCGGCAAGCGCAGCTCATCAAGCCTGTGCCTGCGCAACGTGGTGCCCGCCGAGTTCATTCGGCCCCGGCTGACAGCGGCCCGCAGCAGCGTGCTGTTTTCCGCGACCTTGAGCCCGCGGCATTACTACGCGGACTTGCTGGGAATGCCGCCCGACACAGCCTGGGTCGATGTGGAGTCGCCGTTCAAGGCCGAGCAGTTGCAGGTGCATATCGTCGACCGGATCTCCACCCGGTTTGTTCATCGACACGCGTCCCTGGAGCCCATCGTGGAGCTGATTGCCGCCCAGTTTGCAAAGGCACCGGGCAACTACCTGGCGTTTTTCAGCAGCTTTGATTATTTACAGCAAGTGGCGCAATTGTTGGCCGAGCGCCACCCGCACATTCCGCTGTGGCACCAGTCGCGGGGAATGGCCGAGGCCGAGCGCCAGGCGTTTCTCGACCAGTTCACCCAGCACAGCCAGGGCATTGGTTTTGCCGTGCTTGGCGGCGCATTCGGCGAAGGTATCGACCTGCCGGGAACCCGGCTGATCGGTGCGTTTATCGCGACCCTGGGCCTGGCGCAACTGAACCCGGTGAATGAGCAACTCAAACTGCGGATGGGCGCGATTTTCGGTGCCGGTTACGACTACACCTATTTGTACCCCGGCATCCAGAAGGTGGTGCAGGCCGCAGGCCGGGTGATCCGCAGCCAGCAGGACCGTGGCGTGGTGATGTTGATTGATGATCGCTTTGGCGAAGCACGGGTGCGCCAGTTGCTGCCGCGCTGGTGGTCGATCACTGCGGCGGATACAGCGCATCCCGCAACTGGCGGCTGA
- a CDS encoding YgdI/YgdR family lipoprotein has product MSMKNLGLALGMFTLLIVAGCSTQTVVTLQNGTQYLTRDVPNAKTADGFYEFTDIAGKHVRIKAADVATVIKEK; this is encoded by the coding sequence ATGAGTATGAAGAATTTGGGTCTTGCACTGGGCATGTTCACGTTGCTGATAGTGGCCGGTTGCTCCACGCAGACCGTGGTGACGTTGCAAAACGGCACCCAATATTTGACCAGGGACGTACCCAACGCGAAGACGGCCGATGGGTTCTATGAATTCACCGACATCGCGGGCAAGCATGTGCGGATCAAGGCCGCCGACGTTGCGACCGTGATCAAGGAGAAATAG
- a CDS encoding VRR-NUC domain-containing protein, which yields MSNPLEDPLYYLHNFRQVLDWLGQRYADLLAPDEAHFIQQFDSLPQASQALLVRMVMRKGAHFRAGKLNYGEIGAVQEAVVPLLQQGWVSDQCLLSFEELFGLLQKAEILAAFKPWIEQPKAKKSDWLAALSVQFGELRRFQHWCPDLSDQLYSLTVMDLCDRLRLMFFGNLYQDWSEFVLADLGIFTYEKVEFCAESRGLRSRDDVLGFLFLHQCQQAFEAGDALEGVLEHIATLRTDNPWLEKRRAKLLFQVGQYCERSAELALAETIYRSCTYPGARARLIRVLERQEDFAQAMLLAREAQLAPQSAAEQQHLLRVIPRLRRKLGEPAMPKVKPRDIVRLDLELPSPEPLMSVEYCVQAHLSDHGAPVHYVENGLINSLFGLLCWPAIFAPLPGSFFHPFQRGPVDLHSEDFHQRRAELFAECLDQLGDERYKHTIRQRYVDKWGIQSPFVFWNVLSEDLLDQALDCLPAAHLRRWFERLLLDIRANRAGMPDLIQFWPEEKTYRMIEVKGPGDRLQDNQLRWLEFCGEHQMPVTVCYVRWAGQEA from the coding sequence ATGTCCAATCCCCTTGAAGACCCGCTCTATTACCTGCATAACTTCCGCCAAGTGCTCGACTGGCTGGGGCAGCGTTATGCCGATTTACTGGCCCCGGACGAAGCGCATTTCATTCAGCAATTTGACAGCTTGCCGCAGGCGTCCCAGGCCTTGCTGGTGCGCATGGTGATGCGCAAGGGCGCGCATTTCAGGGCGGGCAAGCTCAACTATGGCGAGATCGGTGCGGTGCAGGAGGCGGTGGTGCCTTTGCTGCAGCAGGGTTGGGTGAGCGACCAATGCCTGTTGTCGTTTGAGGAGCTGTTTGGCCTGTTGCAGAAAGCCGAAATCCTCGCGGCGTTCAAACCCTGGATCGAGCAGCCCAAGGCTAAAAAGAGTGACTGGCTGGCGGCGTTATCGGTGCAGTTCGGCGAACTGCGCCGCTTCCAACACTGGTGCCCGGACCTGTCCGATCAGCTTTACAGCCTGACCGTTATGGACCTGTGCGACCGCTTGCGGCTGATGTTTTTCGGCAATCTCTACCAGGACTGGTCGGAGTTTGTGCTGGCTGACCTGGGGATTTTTACCTACGAGAAAGTCGAGTTCTGTGCCGAGTCCCGGGGTTTGCGCAGCCGTGACGATGTGCTCGGGTTTTTGTTCCTGCACCAGTGCCAGCAGGCTTTTGAAGCAGGCGATGCCCTGGAAGGGGTACTGGAACACATCGCCACCCTGCGCACCGACAACCCCTGGCTGGAAAAGCGTCGGGCCAAACTGTTGTTTCAAGTGGGCCAATATTGCGAGCGCAGCGCCGAGTTGGCCCTGGCCGAGACGATTTACCGAAGCTGCACCTATCCCGGTGCGCGGGCGCGGTTGATCCGGGTACTGGAGCGCCAGGAAGACTTTGCCCAGGCGATGCTGCTGGCCCGTGAAGCGCAACTGGCACCGCAAAGTGCCGCCGAACAGCAGCATCTGTTACGCGTGATACCCAGGTTGCGGCGCAAACTGGGGGAACCGGCGATGCCCAAGGTAAAACCCCGCGACATCGTGCGCCTGGACCTTGAACTGCCGTCCCCGGAGCCGCTGATGTCGGTGGAGTACTGCGTGCAGGCACACTTGAGCGATCACGGCGCGCCGGTGCATTACGTCGAGAACGGCCTGATCAACTCACTGTTTGGCCTATTGTGCTGGCCGGCGATTTTTGCACCGTTGCCGGGATCGTTTTTCCACCCGTTCCAGCGAGGGCCGGTGGACCTGCACAGCGAGGACTTTCATCAGCGACGTGCCGAATTATTTGCCGAGTGCCTGGACCAACTGGGTGACGAGCGCTACAAACACACCATCCGCCAGCGGTACGTGGACAAATGGGGCATTCAGTCGCCCTTCGTGTTCTGGAACGTCCTGAGCGAAGACCTGCTCGACCAAGCCCTCGATTGCCTGCCCGCCGCGCATCTGCGGCGTTGGTTCGAGCGCCTGCTGCTGGATATCCGCGCCAACCGCGCCGGCATGCCCGACCTGATCCAGTTCTGGCCCGAGGAAAAAACCTACCGCATGATCGAAGTCAAAGGTCCCGGTGATCGCCTGCAAGACAACCAACTGCGCTGGCTGGAGTTCTGCGGCGAACACCAGATGCCGGTCACCGTATGTTATGTGCGCTGGGCAGGGCAGGAGGCTTGA
- a CDS encoding HAMP domain-containing sensor histidine kinase, whose protein sequence is MRLTLTQRLSLVFALLLLICSGTSAWLQVRSNHMHELEVVQGLSRDLAAHIARDTQLMDADGLKPDAVRNLFSQLMLVNPSVEVYLLDINGRVVGNAAPSGHLRRDQVNLEPVRRFLSGAMLPILGDDPRSVDGLKVFSAAPLRVNGQQAGYLYVVLLGEAHDVFDARDATGMALNIALWSIALLALLCLLAGFAAFAWITRPLRQLTEKVGQFDINGAPKVPQAVAPGVASQDEIAVLDHAFVQMENRLGEQWRAITHQEQERREMVANISHDLRTPLASLHGYLETLSLKDASLTPQERRRYLGIALDQSRKVGGLAQSLLELVRLEHGFVQPVIEGFSLPDLVQDIFQKFELTAEARTITLTASLPPVVPTVLADLGLIERVLTNLLDNALRHTPLNGEVEVTLMPKAGFVEVTVSDSGPGIAADLREGLFLRAFTIGGARRDGGLGLRIVHRILQLHGREIRLIEVPGRGATFTFALETRAAVR, encoded by the coding sequence ATGAGGCTGACCCTTACCCAACGCCTTTCCCTGGTGTTCGCCTTGTTGCTGCTGATTTGCAGCGGCACCTCGGCCTGGCTGCAAGTGCGCTCCAATCACATGCACGAACTGGAAGTGGTGCAAGGCCTGTCCCGCGACCTGGCCGCGCACATCGCCCGTGATACCCAACTGATGGATGCCGACGGCCTCAAGCCAGATGCCGTGCGCAACCTGTTCAGCCAGTTGATGCTGGTGAACCCGAGTGTCGAGGTGTACCTGCTGGATATTAACGGCCGTGTGGTCGGCAACGCGGCGCCGAGCGGCCATCTGCGCCGGGACCAGGTCAACCTGGAACCGGTGCGTCGCTTTCTCAGCGGTGCGATGCTGCCGATCCTCGGCGACGACCCGCGCAGCGTCGATGGCCTCAAGGTATTCAGCGCCGCGCCGCTGCGGGTCAACGGCCAGCAGGCCGGCTACTTGTATGTGGTGCTGTTGGGCGAGGCCCATGATGTGTTCGACGCCCGGGATGCCACCGGCATGGCGCTGAACATCGCCCTGTGGTCTATCGCCCTGCTGGCATTGCTGTGCCTGTTGGCGGGCTTCGCCGCCTTTGCCTGGATCACCCGGCCCCTGCGGCAGTTGACCGAAAAGGTCGGCCAGTTCGATATCAACGGCGCACCGAAAGTGCCACAGGCCGTGGCGCCCGGAGTCGCCAGCCAGGATGAAATCGCGGTGCTCGACCACGCTTTCGTGCAGATGGAGAACCGCTTGGGCGAACAGTGGCGGGCCATTACTCATCAAGAGCAGGAACGCCGGGAGATGGTCGCGAATATTTCCCATGACCTGCGCACGCCGCTGGCCTCACTGCATGGCTACCTGGAAACCCTGTCTCTGAAAGACGCCAGCCTTACGCCGCAGGAACGCCGGCGCTACCTGGGCATCGCCCTGGACCAGAGCCGCAAGGTCGGCGGGCTCGCCCAGTCGCTGTTGGAACTGGTTCGCCTGGAACACGGGTTTGTGCAGCCGGTCATCGAAGGTTTTTCGTTACCCGACCTGGTGCAGGACATCTTCCAGAAGTTCGAACTGACCGCCGAAGCCCGCACGATTACCCTCACCGCCAGCCTGCCGCCGGTGGTGCCCACGGTATTGGCAGATCTGGGCCTGATCGAACGGGTGCTCACCAACTTGCTGGACAACGCCTTGCGCCACACGCCACTCAATGGCGAAGTGGAAGTGACGCTGATGCCCAAGGCCGGCTTTGTCGAAGTGACTGTGAGCGACAGCGGGCCTGGGATTGCCGCTGATCTGCGCGAAGGCCTGTTCCTGCGCGCGTTCACCATTGGCGGCGCCCGTCGCGATGGCGGGCTGGGCTTGCGCATCGTGCACCGCATCCTGCAGTTGCACGGTCGGGAAATCCGCCTGATCGAGGTGCCCGGACGCGGCGCAACGTTTACGTTCGCCCTAGAAACCCGAGCAGCAGTTCGTTGA
- a CDS encoding alpha/beta hydrolase: protein MSEIQQQKVKVNGIELNIHIAGPESGPPVWLLHGFPECWHSWREQIPALVAQGFRVFVPQMRGYGESSAPPEVADYDLLTLCADIQGAMDLFGHRQVVMVGHDWGAVVAWHLALLEPERVTRLVAMSVPFAGRARRPVIEIMRELYADRFNYILYFQAPGGAEKELDADIERTLRLFMQDQDVFLQKKPANATLLDGVALPGELPAWCSQQDLQVYVHTFAGNGFRGPLNWYRNFERNWQRTEFLAGKQVLQPTLFLIGDRDPVGVFEAHTLKRMPESVPNLQQAVLANCGHWIQNEQAAKVNELLLGFLGRT from the coding sequence ATGAGCGAAATCCAGCAGCAGAAGGTCAAGGTCAACGGCATTGAACTGAACATACACATCGCCGGCCCCGAGAGCGGCCCGCCGGTGTGGTTGCTGCATGGGTTTCCCGAGTGCTGGCACTCCTGGCGCGAGCAGATTCCGGCGCTGGTGGCCCAGGGTTTTCGGGTGTTTGTACCGCAAATGCGCGGTTATGGAGAATCCAGCGCGCCGCCGGAAGTGGCCGACTATGACCTGCTGACCCTGTGTGCCGATATCCAGGGCGCCATGGACCTGTTCGGTCATCGCCAGGTCGTCATGGTCGGGCATGACTGGGGCGCTGTGGTGGCCTGGCACCTGGCGTTGCTGGAGCCTGAGCGAGTCACCCGGCTGGTGGCGATGTCGGTGCCTTTTGCCGGGCGCGCCCGCAGGCCGGTGATCGAGATCATGCGCGAGCTGTACGCCGATCGCTTCAATTACATCCTGTACTTCCAGGCGCCAGGGGGCGCCGAAAAGGAACTGGACGCGGATATCGAGCGCACCTTGCGCCTGTTCATGCAGGACCAGGACGTGTTCCTGCAGAAAAAACCCGCCAACGCCACACTGCTCGACGGTGTTGCCCTGCCAGGCGAGCTACCGGCCTGGTGCAGCCAACAGGACCTCCAGGTGTATGTGCACACCTTTGCCGGTAACGGCTTTCGCGGCCCGCTGAACTGGTATCGCAACTTTGAGCGCAACTGGCAGCGTACCGAGTTCCTCGCCGGCAAGCAGGTGCTGCAACCGACGCTGTTCCTGATCGGCGACCGCGACCCGGTTGGCGTCTTCGAAGCCCACACCCTCAAGCGCATGCCCGAATCGGTGCCGAACCTGCAACAGGCCGTCCTGGCCAACTGCGGCCACTGGATTCAGAACGAGCAGGCGGCCAAGGTCAACGAACTGCTGCTCGGGTTTCTAGGGCGAACGTAA
- a CDS encoding oxidoreductase — translation MTDAQISIDSGFDASTTALQALAGCDLRGKTVIVTGGYSGIGLETVRVLAGSGAQVIVPARDPQKAERNLSAIAGVEHASLDLLDPVSIDRFAENFLASGRALNLLINSAGIMATPLQRDARGLEAQFATNHLGHFQLTVRLWPALCQANGARVVSVSSLGHRLSPVHFDDPQFERRAYDKWLAYGQSKTANALFAVALDRRGKAQGVRAFSVHPGEILTDLIRYLDKDDLAFVGALDDQGNIRRASHYKSPEQGAATSVWCAVSPQLEGVGGLYCEDCDVAAPSQDDTRRNGVRPWAVDPEQAERLWILSQQLCSVSL, via the coding sequence ATGACTGACGCACAAATCTCGATCGACAGCGGCTTCGACGCCAGCACTACGGCCCTGCAAGCCTTGGCAGGCTGCGACCTGCGTGGCAAGACAGTGATTGTCACCGGCGGCTATTCCGGCATTGGCCTGGAAACTGTACGCGTGCTGGCGGGTTCCGGTGCGCAGGTGATCGTTCCTGCGCGCGACCCTCAAAAGGCCGAACGTAACCTGTCGGCAATTGCCGGTGTTGAACATGCCAGCCTCGACTTACTCGACCCGGTTTCCATTGACCGTTTTGCCGAAAATTTCCTCGCAAGCGGACGGGCCTTGAACCTGCTGATCAATAGCGCCGGCATCATGGCCACGCCACTGCAACGGGATGCGCGCGGCCTCGAAGCGCAGTTTGCCACCAACCACCTGGGCCACTTCCAGCTCACCGTGCGGCTCTGGCCCGCACTGTGCCAGGCCAACGGGGCACGGGTAGTTTCGGTGTCGTCCCTCGGCCATCGCCTCAGCCCTGTGCATTTCGATGATCCGCAATTTGAGCGCCGCGCCTATGACAAGTGGCTCGCCTACGGCCAGTCAAAAACTGCCAACGCGCTGTTCGCTGTGGCGCTGGACCGACGCGGTAAAGCACAGGGTGTGCGCGCATTCTCCGTGCATCCTGGGGAAATTCTCACCGACTTGATCCGTTATCTGGATAAGGACGACCTGGCCTTCGTCGGTGCCCTCGATGATCAGGGTAATATCCGCCGCGCCAGTCACTACAAGAGCCCCGAGCAAGGCGCCGCAACCTCGGTATGGTGCGCGGTCAGCCCGCAGCTGGAGGGTGTGGGCGGACTCTACTGCGAAGATTGCGATGTGGCCGCGCCGTCGCAGGATGACACCCGGCGCAACGGAGTACGACCCTGGGCTGTCGACCCGGAGCAAGCCGAACGTTTGTGGATCTTGAGCCAGCAACTGTGCAGTGTCTCGTTGTAG